Below is a window of Neodiprion virginianus isolate iyNeoVirg1 chromosome 4, iyNeoVirg1.1, whole genome shotgun sequence DNA.
AAAACCATCGGAtatctaaaaattttctcccttCACGCAGATACTTACCCAAGAAGATTGGAACGTAGTGTTGTTCAACGGAATGCAGAAAACCTCTCACTGGGCAGCATTGTACTTTGTAGCGTTGATGACATTTGGTAACTACGTTCTGTTCAATCTTTTGGTCGCGATTCTGGTGGAAGGCTTTTCTTCCgaggtatattattatatttctcatttattttttcacccagCAATTGtatcaagaaaattttatcacctaCTTATTTTTCATGCATTCCAGAGAAATGAACGGCGGGAGAGAGAACAACGAGAAATGGCACGGCTGGCTGCAAAGGAAGCTGGAATCAGCAGTGACGGAGATTCATCGAGGGTTTCTCAATCACATTCAGTATCTGACAGTGATACCTACACACAGGTGAACAGCATCACATGTATCATAATTATCAGATCGAAGCTATTCATAATTGTTTCCACagttttcacaaattcatcacttttttttaaaggaTCAAAAGAACTCTTGGCAAAGTGTAgaggaattacgaaaaaacaaagacaaCTGCAGCAAGGACAAGCAGAATACGATATGGAGACATCCGATAAATGAGCCTAAATGTAATATccaaaaagaaagtaaaatgatgggcATACAGCCGCCTGTAATTACCCATACAGCTGCTACTCCTCAAGACTCTCCTAATACAACGCTAGATACTGGATACAGAGAGTTTAATTGCCGCTCCACGAATCCAAGTCTTTCAATTGAATCAATCGATCGATCTGCTGTATGTATTGTTTATATTCGTATATCGTTCATGGTATAACTTTGAGAAACTGGAAAATTTCGATGACTTTACGATTGATGATGACCTGAGCATTCATCGTGGCTTTCTATTCACAGAGTCAATGCAGCATACCTGGCTTACTTAAGCCAATGGATAACAAATTTGCTACTAACAATCTGGCTCCAAATCAACTTTCAAGGCGGATCAGTCTTGTGGCCGTTATTAATCCGTCGCCGACTCGGGATTCGAATCCAAGGTACgaatagtttgaaaaaattggtgTCTTATCATATTAGTTACACTCATTTCAATGGCCAATTCATAAAATCTTTGGTGGAGTGTGATAAGTCGCATTGTAACTAACAGGCACATAATAATATTGTCATAAATTGTGCTAATCACTAATTATAGCAATCAACGAATACAAAGAGGGTATTCTTGGCGATTGTCTCGACCATCCCTGAGACGTAAGAAAAGTCAGTGCGACGACGATAGTCGACAGACTATTGTTCTTAATAACGGACGTAACACCATGCGATCAAATTCTATGTGAGTATCTTACTGCATGTTCAGTGTTACTTTTTTTGATATACAAATTCGTCACTTTTAAATTGCTTAATCAGTTTTGCGGTATAGTTCAGTTGAATTATGATCAGGTCTATTTGAGTATAATCGTTTTTCTGTTGTAGAAATTATGGAGACTATACTAATTGCAATGGAGGCTACCTTTATGGGTCGATAAGAAATGATACGCACTGCGATACACCAAACAATCGGAACCATATTGCTAACAATCGCAGTATTAGTCCAAATAATTCTACCAAAAGTCGTAGCTCTTCGATTGCGCATTATACAACTTCAAATGTAAGACAGTCTTAACTTTGGTTCATTTTGTTTGTTACCTACTGTTCAATTCATTGCGCTGTAATACTATATCTTCTAATTCCAGATGAGGTGGATTGGCGATTTATCTCGCCAGAATTCATTGAGCAGTTATGACCAGATGCATGTTCAGAAAACGCCGTTAGATGAAAATGCATTAAATTCAGCTGCTAGAACCATAAACAATTTATCCATCGAAGCTAGACCTTTACCACAGATCAAGCAACTTTCCGAAGAAATGGACTCTCAACTCGACGAACAAGCTGCACAATCTAATGGCAATGGCAGCATATCTAgtgttgagaaaataaaaaaaatattcatgttcTTTGAACCGAAGGGATGTCTGAAAGAAAGAGACGATTTCTCTTTATATCTTTTCGCACCACATAATAGGTATTCAAAGTTTCAGTCtggacttgaaaaaaattgtttaacacTAGTGGATCAGTTGACAAGCTCAGAATTACGTTACATAATTTACCATGTCATACTCCATAGGTTTCGAGAGCTCTGCCACTGGTTTGTAGGACAGAAATGGTTCGATAACATGGTCCTCCTTTTCATAGGATTAAATTGTATAACATTAGCAATGGAAAGACCAAATATACCTCCCAACAGTGGCGAGCGGATCTTTTTATCTTCGGCCAATTACGTTTTTACAGCTGTCTTTGCAGCAGAGATGTTTGTGAAGGTAAGTTAATGTAAAAACCGTCGGCTTAACATAACTATGACGTTACGCGCCATGTCATTTTACAAATAATcttgaattatatttataaattttatggATTTCTAGGTCGTAGCATCTGGTATGCTGTATGGATATGATGCTTACTTCACATCGGGCTGGAATATCATGGATGGTTCACTGGTTATAATATCCATAGTAGATCTACTAATGTCTTTGATATCTGAAAGCAGTCCGAAGATCTTTGGCATTTTGAGGGTGGGTAAATCATACTTTAAGCTTCGTATTCGGTTGgtttttaatgaattatttatcaagTACTTTCCAAACAATAGGTGATCTACtacttaatattaattaaacgcTATCTGTATTTCAGGTATTTCGATTACTGAGATCCTTGAGGCCCCTCCGAGTAATAAATCGAGCTCCGGGATTAAAATTAGTAGTTCAAACGTTATTATCATCGTTGAGACCTATCGGAAACATCGTGCTAATATGCTGCACGTTCTTCATGATATTTGGTATATTAGGCGTACAACTCTTCAAGGGCGCATTTTACTATTGTGAAGGaccagatttgaaaaatgttcgcAATAAGACAGATTGTCTAGCCGACAAACGAAACCAATGGGTCAATCGTAAATACAATTTTGATGATCTCGGAAAAGCGCTAATGTCACTTTTCGTATTATCTTCCCGTGATGGATGGgttaatataatgtataccGGCCTGGATGCCGTTGGTGTTGATCAACAAGTAAGTGCGGCTTGATTGGTCTATTCATcgttacaaataaataaatgaatggtgTTAGTACAacatggaaatatttttctctaatttcaGCCTGTAGAGAACTTTTCTGAATGGAGGTTACTCTACTTCattgcatttattttattagttGGTTTCTTTGTGCTGAATATGTTCGTTGGGGTAGTCGTTGAGAATTTTCACAGATGTCGGGaggaacaagaaaaagaagagcGTGTTAGGAGAGCTGCGAAGAGAGCTCTTCAAATGGAGAAGAAAAGACGCAGTAAGCACTTTGGGTTTCAAGGtttagtaatttttattttctttcgagaGATATTTATCTTTTGTTAAAATTACTATGGAAGTCCAATAAGTTgctgtttttgattttttcagaaatgCACGAGCCTCCATATTAcacaaattattcaaagtcTCGACTATTCGTTCACAACGTTGTCACTTCAAAGTATTTCGATTTGGCGATAGCAGCTGTAATTGGTCTTAATGTCGTAACTATGGCAATGGAATTCTATATGATGCCCAAAGCTCTGACTTACGccttgaaaatattcaactacTTCTTCACCGCCGTTTTCATCCTCGAATCATTCATGAAACTCTTAGCTCTCGGACTGCACTTGTATTTGAAAGACAAGTAAAGTATCAATTTCTTACATTATCTCGCTAGGTCTTACTGCTTCATGTATTTCAACACGTAATAGgacaaataaaattctatcatCGAATATTGTAGGTGGAATCAGCTGGATGTTGGGATAGTCATACTGTCGATAGTCGGAATAGTTCTTGAAGAAGTGGAGTCCAAAATAATACCGATAAATCCAACTATAATTCGTGTGATGCGAGTACTGCGAATTGCAAGAGGTAAAAAAACCAATCGCTTTTCTCGTAATACGACATTGAAATACGTTGATTATCACTGACGAATTATTGTTTCTTTACAGTTCTGAAACTTCTTAAAATGGCAAAGGGTATCCGTGCCCTCCTGGACACAGTTATGCAAGCATTGCCCCAAGTCGGAAATCTAGgcttactttttttccttctgtttttcatatttgcaGCATTGGGAGTTGAGCTTTTTGGTCGATTAGGTAAAGTGTGAAATCGGAAACATCAAGTCATTTATTCAACTTTCATGTAATCGAGTAATTAACAACTTGCGACGTTTTCCAATAGAATGCAGTGATGACATACCTTGCCAAGGATTGGGCGAACACGCCCACTTCAGCAATTTCGGAATGGCTTTTCTTACTCTCTTCAGGGTAGCAACTGGCGACAATTGGAATGGCATTATGAAAGACACTCTTAGGGATGATTGCGACGATGCAACAGATTGCGTTAAGAATTGTTGCGTCAGCACAATTATTGCACcaatatttttcgttatttttgttCTCATGGCACAGTTCGTTCTTGTAAATGTCGTTGTTGCTGTATTAATGAAGCATTTAGAAGAGAGTCACAAACAGGtatgcaaaattattttacgcCGTTGTGCTCAGCAGtggcaaattttatttcccacAAATTCATTACAGATGGAAGATGAGCTCGATATGGAAACTCAACTAGAAAGAGAATTAGCTGCCGAGCAAGAAGAGCTATTGGACGAGGAAGACATAAACGATGAAAGTTTGAATACCAGGCCAGGGTTATCTAAAGTTCGCTCACTGCCTGCTAATTTCACGTACAACCCGCCCACTGAAAAGGACAGTAATAAAGACGGTGAGAATTTGATTTTACTATAGTTATTTCTGGTAGTCTATCATCAGTTACCAGTACATAATTTGGTTTCTGCTATTACTATTGTATTTGCAGACTTATCGATAACTTTCAATGAACGAAGAGGATCAAGCTGTCGCTCCAACAAACCATTTAAGTATAGAATGAAACGCAGGCAGACGTTCCATACCCATCAGCGAAGTTCACTATTCCCAATCGTGTCTACGCCAATACATTTTGAGGTCGCCGAGGTGATAAAGCCTGCGAGCAATCTCAGCGTCCCACGCATCATATCACAGAATCATATTTTAAACTTTGGTAGCACAAAGTACCTTCATCCACCCGCTGTATCTGATGTGGCTGAAGACAAGTGCTACCTTACAGTTAATAGTGCATCGCACGAATCCTCCCAGAGGAGGCCACCTATCAAATCTAGTTCCGGAGACACAAATGCTCATCTCATACCTAAGTGTTCTAGTTACCTTTTACGTAATAGCGAGCATCTTTCGAAGCACAGAAAATCGAATGATTCGCAATCTTCTCTAGATGCAAGTCTAAGCTGCAAGTTGCCAAATCTGTTAGCACCAAACGCGTATGGTAATAATTTAGTAAAAAATAAGGGAGAAACGGGTACGAAAGAGGAAAAACTGCCTCTGGATCACGATTTGGATGTACAGTCTGTAATAAATGAGAGGAGGCCGTCCAAATTGAAATGTAGTAATGTGAGTGGTAAAGGAGGGTTTGTATCAAAGACCAACAGTTTCAATCACATTTATGCGAGGGAAGAGATCGAGAACAAAGCTGTTTCCAATGTCGAACACGATATTAGGATTTACGTTGACGATACTGATTCACAAAGCAGCGAAAGGGATAAAGTGACGAATGGGGAAGAGGGCAGAGATTGTAGAAAAAGATCGTTAGGAGCAATGTCGAATATTTCTCTGATAAACAAAAGTGATACAGACGTTGTTTCAAGCTCCAAAGAAgatctgaaaaattcacagaCCAATAATAGTCCATAATAGCATTTCGTCGTACCTGCAACTTTTCTGAAACGAATAATTTCTTCTTCCGTTAAGCTTCGGATTACGAAGCTTATTTCTGCAatcgatcaatcaatcaattaatcaatcaatccGAAACCTGAACTAATGTGTCTATTGTGCATTTGTAGGTGAAAAGTATACTAAAATGTTATTGGAAGATTGTTATATCATTTAAAGACAGACAGAATATTCTTTGCTCTGCGAAAGATAAACCTGTTACATTTATTGAAACTCTGTTTTGTTGGTGAAAACGTAAAGGGTGTGagatattatacctacgtattcAGAGCTCTATTAGAGAAtgtatttatgaaaatttcttaGCGATTGAAAAAAGTGTATTATGTGACGATTTAGCAATTACACTTtctttactaagctaattACTGTAAATCAAAgtactttatttattatgaCAGAGTGTTTATTAGATAATTtagtaatatattataatgtCAATTGTAAACTATATACAATCATTAAGTATAAAAGAGATTTTATTGCAATAAACAAAGTTTCTGCATATCTTCTACACTTAATAATTTATGCACTCTCGAACACTGTTGACGTGCAAAACCTAACTGTATCGTTATTGTAATCGCCATTCTTACTGGTGACAATTATCTTTGCAAGGTAATATATCGTTGATAAGCTGCAGGTATTTACCGCCTACCAATAGGCAACCCGGCTCGCACCTCGCGACTCTAGCCTACGAATCCACACCAAGAGAGAGATTTCGTAAATCCCTTGCGGCGGGTCCAGATTGAGGAGGAGAACCAAGGAGAACGCAACAGCAAGCAGTGGTTCAGCGGGAAGTATCCAAGCGTGGATACAGCCAGAAGGACGACGAGTTtaagaccaaaaaaaaaaaagaagaggagaaCAGAAGGGGTCAGTTTATGAAACGAAAGTGCCGCATGCCACGTGAAGGAATTCCTCAATTTGTCTTGTCAGGGGTTTTGTATTATCAAAGGTTACGACGTTGACGCAGGCAAGCGTTTAAAATGAGCGAGCCACCACGAGTAAGTCCATATGTTCGATTAATGTCTGTGtcattttttcgtaaaatacTTGCCGAACAAACGCGTGCCTTCTTATAAATACCTGCTTCTCTAATAATTTTCTATGTGAAAAATCTAAGGTCATCGtgaattttactgaaaatacgaaaaagGCTCGATTTATCAGTTATTTTTGAAGGGTGAAAACTCAGAAACGTGCATTCATTCCATTGTTTTTAATCAGAGTTCTTTTGTTTCAAGGGAATACAGCCAGGGAACGGCGTAGAGGAGTACCTGTTCGACCCACGTCTCCTGGAAAGGATCGTAGACATCAAAGATGGGATTTGGGTTAGACCTTTGTCGATTGAAGATTACGATAAAGGTATCAATTGAGTCTCTCAAATTGCATCAATTATTCAGGATTCTTTTATgctgaaaattgattgaaataaaagatGAATTATCCTGTTGATAAATTACAGGATTCATTCAAGTCTTGGGACAACTCACAAAAGTGGGAGACATGAGTAAAGAGCAATTTTCTGGTACGGTTTACATTCTTATCTTTTCAATACTAGTATAGTAAATATCAAATCGTTGGTGTAATTCATGAAAACTTTATTCTAATCAACGTAAACTGATACGTTTCAGCAGTTTTTTACGCAATTGCAAAGCTTCacgattataatattttatcaacagAAAGATTCAGGAAGATGAAAGCATCTGGCGATTACTACGTCATTGTGGCAGAGGATAAAAATGTTGGGGAGGTCATAGCTTCTGCGACACTTCTAACGGAGCAAAAGTTCATCCACAACTGTGCACTGGTAGGTGTATGATTTACATATCCCTGACATTTTagttcttgaaatttttcaaacgattgtgtaacattttttcgcaattcatATTTGATGAAGTAactagaaatttcaaatgtttcaGAGGGGGCGACTGGAAGATGTGGTTGTGAATGATAAATACAGAGGTAAATCCTTGGGCCAGTTGATGGTGAGGACGGTTAGCCTGCTTGCCCAACGACTGCGGTGTTACAAGCTATCCTTGGACTGTAAGGATACCATTGTGAAATTCTATGAAAGATTGGGTTTCATCAAAGAACCAGCTAATGGAAACCATCTCAACGCCCGATTCGACTACGAAAGCCCAACTAGCAACTTATGAGATTAGCTATACTTATAAACTATAATGTATATTTCCCTGCCTAGTTATGATAGATAGAGTTCGTGCGAATATATTCTAAATTACCGAAGGTCAATATGTCCATTAATTGGGCAGAAACGAAGAAAGttaattgtatatatgtatataatgcaTTTAACGAttccaaataatttttcatcaatatttcAACTTTACAGTTTGCCATTATtattaaatcaatttttaactgtATTTATCGACACTCTACTAAATGCCCTATCGTTAATTCCAGACTTGATCCGGCTGGTTGAATGATGTAATGCATGTGGCCAGCTGCTGCGTACCTAGCCTGATCCTAAcataacctaacctaacctaatctgACTCGAAGCTGGCTGTCATTCGGCGAGTGTCCATCCTTCCCAATTCTACTTCCAATAAAGGTTTTATTTCCAACtagatattattattcgctATTTTGCGCAATGGATGTTGATAGCTGAATTTCTTAGCGTTGTGTCAAGTGCATGTATCACttgtacataaattttttaatttaccaTTCATCGTTTGTAAAGTCATTGCAAAGTAATTAGCATTGAAGGATGAAATCGTCTTATTACAGATTGCGATTCAAAATTAATGAGTTGTACATAAAAGAGGAGGTgtcgtcaaaaaaaaaattatgaagtGTTGAAATGGCCACTGCATGCAGGAATATACTAAGGGGACATTCAATCAAGAACTTGAATCGTTACAGCCAAGTTTTAGTCGCTAAATATGGTCATCTGAGCGAGAATCCAACGGCTGGAATTATCAGTAATGagaatattttgtaaacttgTTACATATTGGCTGCGATAGTTTCTTGCCATGGAATTTTAAACTGAACTTGGTGTCTTTACAGTTATCGGAGATGAGATATTGAAAGCCCAAGTCAAAGACACCAACTCCAATTACATATGTAGGCTATTGTATAACTGTGGAgttaaagtgaaaaaagttaGTAGCAAAGGacagttttattcaatacTTATTTAAAGATTCGTTTAGTCAAGGACAGTGTTCTTCGTTCAGATTTCAGTAGTTAGTGACGAGGTTGACCGCATTGCAGAGGAGATGGTTAATTTTTCCGAGAAATACACGTACGTTATAACGTCTGGCGGAATTGGGCCGACACACGACGATGTTACCTTTGAAGGTAATAACAGTAAACCATAATGGTACAGCTATGCAATTGAATCTTTACAGGGATTACATTTCATCCCATTTTTGCAGCACTTGCAAAGGCGTTCAACGACTCGCTGCACCATCATCCGAAACTTGTCGAAGTTGTGAAAACGTTTTCTTCCTCCCAAGACATCTCTTCTCCTGGGTATAAACTGGCTTATGTAAGTCCCTACAATTCACTTGTTTATTCAGTTCCTAACGTCTGCAAAATAAATAAGCAATTTGATCTTCTCCAATAGATACCTATGTCCGCCTCACTGACGTTTGGTAAAAGTCAAGAAACTGGTGAAAGATTGTTTTACCCATGTGTCAGCGTAAAAAATGTACATGTTTTTCCTGGCTCCCCAATTTTCTTGCATAAATCGTTTGGGAACGTGTATAAGGTAGTTTTCTGAAGCACAAAATCAATCGGCGTGTTCTCCAAACTGAAGAtatgattttaatttcatagGAATTATTCGCGACTGGTAGAAATTTCGTTACCAAGGAAATATACCTTGGAGTTAGGGAAGAGCTGTTTGCCGATGCCTTGTCTGCCGTCTCCAAAGAATTTTCCAATGTCACATTTGGCTCTTACCCAACCTCAAATCACAGGTACATTTAATATGTGTTGTTATTGATTTACTTATGAAATGGCTTGATCTCAGTTATCCTAATTTCCAACTACAATTGCGTCACAATTTGTGTTTAAGTATGTAAAACTAATGGGGTGAAAAACGTATTCAGCTACTATCATGCACGGGTTACTGTGGAGAGCAGCAGCGAAGATGATACCAATAAAGCAGTGGCAAGGTTCAGAGATTTGGCCCCTGAGAATGCAATCGTGAATTATGACAATGATCCGTTGACAGATGctctacgaaaattcaaggcATTCGTCGCTGTCGACAAGCAAGGTCCAATCTACGAAGCGACCTTAACAACTCTCAAGTAACATCTTTTACATTTGCATCTTGATAAAATGTTGGGTATACATGttgatgttattttttcaGGGAAATATACAGCAATCCCTCAAATGTAGCTGTCTGCTTTGATGGCAGCATAGAAAGCACGGTGTTGCTCCATCTCGTACACGTCAATAATCTACTCGGAGCAAAGGCCAAGCTTCAGGCTGTTCATTTGAAACTCGAAAATCCCGTCGCGGATGTTGACGAATTCATTAAAGAGACCGTAGTCAGGTATGTGATTAGCAAACAAGAAAAGTATTTTATACTTTCCCAGTAAATTCTTTTGAGAAAAGTCAGTCCAATAATCCCCTGAACAACGTCTGTTAAAGGTATGATGTTAATTTACATCATTTGGATGGCTCTGCAAAGGCAGCTATTGAAAACCTTGCTGTACTAAGGCCAGAAATCGAAACTCTGTTGCTCGGCCTGAAAGGAGACAAGCTCGAAGGAGGGCTGTGGCACGAATTTGCTAAAAGTGGAAGTATCGGTCAGATTCGCTTGATCTCCCCACTGACAAAGTGGAGCTATAAAGACGTGTGGAATTTCGCTCGATCTCTGAGTTTGCCTTACTGCAAACTTTATGACAGAGGGTAATCCAGCCTTGCAATTTACGTATAGTTTCGTTGTCACGAGTTACAAGCACGCAAGAGTAGCACGACTATAATCAGcgtgaattattataatctgATAAGATCTGGCTCCTGATCATAGATACACATCGCTGGGTAGTCAGACGGACACAGAACCAAACCCGAATTTGTTGAAAGGGAAGATTGGGAAACAGATGGTGTATCATCCCGCTCACATGCTGGCAGACGTGAAGTTGGAAAGAGCCGGTAGGATCCCGCAAGATCACCCCGAATTGTAAAGGATCTGATGCATGTTTCCggacattttttgtttaaagtcagtgtttcattttttagtccgatatatttattattataacatgTGGTATTTATTCCAAGACGCCTGCCGCGTTGTGTCACTGCAGAGTACTTGCAAGTGGAAAACCTACATGTACGCGTatttaaatttgattaataacgaaaataaaaaacaaacacttTTTTAATGTTTCCAGCTTTGGATTCCGAGTTTCATGAGATCCCCAGTCATGTGTACGATGCTTGGCAGTGGTTAAAATAAGAATGACATCACGGAAAAGTAAGTTCCGTTTCGTTCGTTCTTTGCCCGCGAATCATACAGAGTGCACTTTTGTCTCAAAGAGTTTACTTTAGTGGGATGGGCGCTACCATGGTAACAGTCTAAATGACGTATCGATTCCTCAACTTCAAATTCCGTTTCTCTCTACGACCTTCTTCCTCTCCAAGTACCTTTTTCATCCTACACCGCTTCTCATCACATATTCATAACGCTAACTTTTCAAGCACTGATTCTTTTACCGTTCACGTAAGCTAAATACTGAAGAACAGTGTATTTCCTCATACGTTACGTcttgtttgaaatgaaaattagattaTGAAATCGCATAAAACAATGCCACGATCCGCGGAGACGCGCGTATGTGTTAATAAACGAAATTTGCTCAACGTTTTCTACACATTGTACCAAATTGGAATTGCCATGTCGTATAAGCGAAACGGTATCATGAATACGTGATTTGAACGGATAAAGGTCGTGGAGAAGGGTAGTTTCgcaattatatgtatatctgaGCCGAGTGCTTTCGAGTAAGAATTGCAAACGTGAATCGTATCAAAGTTTTTATcaggaaaagttttttcttcaaaatttcatttcgttgaAGTATTTTCACTTCCCCTCTTTCCACTGTTCCTACTCTTTAAAACTTTGAATGAGACTGCGGGTGGCGTTGGGTTGGGGAAAGCAACCTTCTACCGCCCTATACTGCCATCCGACCGGGAATTTCGCGAGAGActatttttcatgttttcttTACCCATCTCTCTTCGTGTGACAGGCCATTTCTTGAGAAATATACGTAACAATAATGCTTAgaaatggatttttttttaatacgaatACTACATCAGGTGGAAAGTGTTCCTGACAACTGCGACAGATTGTTTTCGCAGTAGATAATTCCTCCAAAGCGCGATTATGATATACGTTGGTGGATTCGCGAtgttgaatttattcattgcGATTATGTAGTTTTTTAGCTTTGCAGTCATTTGAAAATCATAAACGAAGAATGTAAGTCCGAAGAAGTTGgggaatgaaaatatgtaattatttcGATAACTCATATTTTTCGGCTGCGCATTACGATATTCTTTAAGTTTTCATCAATTACGTAA
It encodes the following:
- the LOC124303801 gene encoding voltage-dependent T-type calcium channel subunit alpha-1G-like isoform X4, translated to MSVHHYPQGYRYRSAAKGSCVNESVGQDNSDSDVAELSDLEDGEDEDEDEDDEDDEDDEDEDGEDEDDEGNNLPYPGFAPIALRYLDQTTRPRNWCLALITNPWFERISMMVILLNCITLGMYQPCVDDECVTNRCKILQMFDDIIFAFFSLEMTIKIVAMGIYGKGTYLADSWNRLDFFIVAAGALEYCLNVENMSLSAIRTIRVLRPLRAINRIPSMRILVMLLLDTLPMLGNVLLLCFFVFFIFGIVGVQLWEGILRQRCFLRALPNVKYPDNLSKYFEYQDQDYICSRPDESGMHSCSNLPPHKIGDLICNNTALPNSNITFISNDSCVNWNFYYTECKGQGNNPFQGTISFDNIGLAWVAIFLVISLEGWTDIMYYVQDAHSFWDWIYFVLLIVIGSFFMINLCLVVIATQFSETKKRELERMRLERARFHSTSTLASSINTSEPTTCYAEIVKYIAHLWRRSKRRLMKKYRLYLYTRQQKREQKLLREQSPSLSRTVAIQMNRSSDKRQHHRRCPYHRPLAEDEEQNGGELAVTSSVRVVLDQSGSLMLAPHASPETSEVEISAIPCHPSLHHPPLSLSTPGDSNIVPTETHNTLASPILPNFRRRSSVMFNDVVLLHGGSANTLPGSTAVGERNICSSEKMTQTGDGNVWSTPQSTLQIQTDLEQNEAMTCQELLALSGALSAALPTGQLALDSFLNSLTKGISDRRIVLTDPTQWLNPDADNCSCCEVQNDQPWAEDNDKWQKSQTRKVIKATGSCCVCVIRCIQRWVKKLVVNKYFQQGILVAILINTLSMGIEYHNQPEELTIIVEISNIVFSAVFAVEMLLKMIAEGPFGYISNGFNVFDGVVVVLSVIELCQTYYGEREGNSGLSVLRTFRLLRILKLVRFLPNLRRQLFVMLRTMDNVAIFFSLLILFIFIFSILGMNLFGCKFCETMKGTTEVECDRKNFDSLLWAIVTVFQILTQEDWNVVLFNGMQKTSHWAALYFVALMTFGNYVLFNLLVAILVEGFSSERNERREREQREMARLAAKEAGISSDGDSSRVSQSHSVSDSDTYTQDQKNSWQSVEELRKNKDNCSKDKQNTIWRHPINEPKCNIQKESKMMGIQPPVITHTAATPQDSPNTTLDTGYREFNCRSTNPSLSIESIDRSASQCSIPGLLKPMDNKFATNNLAPNQLSRRISLVAVINPSPTRDSNPSNQRIQRGYSWRLSRPSLRRKKSQCDDDSRQTIVLNNGRNTMRSNSINYGDYTNCNGGYLYGSIRNDTHCDTPNNRNHIANNRSISPNNSTKSRSSSIAHYTTSNMRWIGDLSRQNSLSSYDQMHVQKTPLDENALNSAARTINNLSIEARPLPQIKQLSEEMDSQLDEQAAQSNGNGSISSVEKIKKIFMFFEPKGCLKERDDFSLYLFAPHNRFRELCHWFVGQKWFDNMVLLFIGLNCITLAMERPNIPPNSGERIFLSSANYVFTAVFAAEMFVKVVASGMLYGYDAYFTSGWNIMDGSLVIISIVDLLMSLISESSPKIFGILRVFRLLRSLRPLRVINRAPGLKLVVQTLLSSLRPIGNIVLICCTFFMIFGILGVQLFKGAFYYCEGPDLKNVRNKTDCLADKRNQWVNRKYNFDDLGKALMSLFVLSSRDGWVNIMYTGLDAVGVDQQPVENFSEWRLLYFIAFILLVGFFVLNMFVGVVVENFHRCREEQEKEERVRRAAKRALQMEKKRRKMHEPPYYTNYSKSRLFVHNVVTSKYFDLAIAAVIGLNVVTMAMEFYMMPKALTYALKIFNYFFTAVFILESFMKLLALGLHLYLKDKWNQLDVGIVILSIVGIVLEEVESKIIPINPTIIRVMRVLRIARVLKLLKMAKGIRALLDTVMQALPQVGNLGLLFFLLFFIFAALGVELFGRLECSDDIPCQGLGEHAHFSNFGMAFLTLFRVATGDNWNGIMKDTLRDDCDDATDCVKNCCVSTIIAPIFFVIFVLMAQFVLVNVVVAVLMKHLEESHKQMEDELDMETQLERELAAEQEELLDEEDINDESLNTRPGLSKVRSLPANFTYNPPTEKDSNKDDLSITFNERRGSSCRSNKPFKYRMKRRQTFHTHQRSSLFPIVSTPIHFEVAEVIKPASNLSVPRIISQNHILNFGSTKYLHPPAVSDVAEDKCYLTVNSASHESSQRRPPIKSSSGDTNAHLIPKCSSYLLRNSEHLSKHRKSNDSQSSLDASLSCKLPNLLAPNAYGNNLVKNKGETGTKEEKLPLDHDLDVQSVINERRPSKLKCSNVSGKGGFVSKTNSFNHIYAREEIENKAVSNVEHDIRIYVDDTDSQSSERDKVTNGEEGRDCRKRSLGAMSNISLINKSDTDVVSSSKEDLKNSQTNNSP